One Sporocytophaga myxococcoides DNA segment encodes these proteins:
- a CDS encoding T9SS type A sorting domain-containing protein, protein MKKTVIKFLMLLAAIPSYAQIENGGFEYWETNSNGNEEPTGWTCDFYPGVLEDLPAPFEKDPDAYTGSYAITLKNIVEIEEDGNNSEIIGIYGYLMLGKFNFETDKLVGQAINERPIAISGYYKFNQGAPLDSDIYDTAKIDVALSKWNPAHNVSDSLVTASLKIFETKTEYTKFTLNLNYDDGAIPDTLIIMISTGPESHSGFNGTTFTIDDLSYTTVTGLSHPISRLYSGKTYPNPATIEVNFKDLPSESRLIVVKDLSGKMVKTLSLTSDNINLETSELNSGMYLYTVLDSEENVLYTGKLNIKK, encoded by the coding sequence ATGAAAAAAACAGTTATCAAATTTTTAATGCTTCTTGCAGCTATTCCGTCTTATGCTCAAATTGAAAACGGAGGTTTTGAATACTGGGAGACCAACTCAAATGGAAATGAAGAACCAACAGGGTGGACTTGTGACTTTTATCCCGGGGTTCTGGAAGACTTGCCGGCTCCTTTTGAAAAAGATCCTGATGCTTATACCGGTTCCTATGCTATCACTTTGAAAAATATTGTAGAAATTGAAGAAGACGGTAACAACAGTGAGATTATTGGAATCTATGGGTATCTCATGCTTGGAAAATTTAATTTTGAAACTGATAAGCTGGTTGGTCAGGCCATAAACGAAAGACCTATTGCCATTTCTGGATATTACAAATTTAATCAGGGCGCTCCTCTGGATTCTGACATTTATGATACAGCAAAAATTGATGTGGCTTTATCCAAATGGAATCCAGCTCATAATGTATCCGATTCACTAGTCACTGCTTCATTAAAGATATTCGAAACCAAAACCGAGTATACTAAATTCACATTAAATCTCAATTATGACGATGGTGCAATACCTGATACCCTTATTATTATGATTTCTACAGGCCCTGAAAGTCATAGTGGCTTCAATGGAACCACATTTACCATAGATGATCTTTCTTACACTACTGTAACTGGTTTAAGCCATCCGATTTCACGTTTGTATTCTGGCAAAACCTATCCCAACCCAGCAACTATTGAGGTTAACTTTAAAGATCTTCCCTCAGAGTCTCGTTTAATAGTAGTTAAAGATCTTTCCGGAAAAATGGTAAAGACACTAAGCTTAACATCAGATAATATCAATTTAGAAACCTCCGAGCTCAATTCAGGAATGTATTTATATACTGTTTTAGACAGTGAAGAGAATGTTCTATATACCGGCAAGCTTAATATCAAAAAATAA
- a CDS encoding ABC transporter permease, with product MNNSFVQLVFLQFRSFYREPAILFWAIGFPIIMAAVLGIAFSNKEIKRTVMILGSADSASFEKELGADIGMPSRFTFIYGTKSQAELGIKRGEIQLYFLPSSDRITFFLDPSNTEAQNTYLVLEREFRRDNKVTKKIVVQPLTSLGTRYIDFLIPGLIALGILNSCIWGISWTLINYRIKKLLRRMIATPMKKSYFFLAQFSARIFITIAEAVFLFLFAWIFFKVQISGSLLALAIVFFCGVIAFSGLAILVSSKTANTEVANGIINAVTLPMMILSGIFFSYHNFPEWLIPVIKILPLTMLADAFRSIFVEGAGIMDVLLPSLILLVEGIVFYWLGRKIYRWN from the coding sequence ATGAATAATTCATTTGTTCAGCTTGTTTTTTTACAATTCCGCTCTTTTTACAGAGAGCCAGCCATCCTTTTCTGGGCTATTGGTTTTCCTATAATTATGGCGGCTGTTTTGGGTATTGCATTCAGTAACAAAGAAATCAAGAGAACGGTAATGATTCTGGGAAGCGCGGATAGTGCCTCTTTTGAAAAGGAGCTTGGTGCAGATATAGGCATGCCTTCCCGTTTTACATTTATTTATGGAACTAAAAGCCAGGCGGAGCTTGGTATTAAAAGAGGAGAAATTCAATTGTATTTTCTGCCTTCTTCAGACAGAATAACATTTTTTCTTGATCCTTCAAACACTGAAGCTCAAAACACTTATCTGGTTTTAGAAAGGGAATTTCGTCGGGACAACAAAGTGACTAAGAAAATAGTTGTTCAGCCGCTTACTTCTCTTGGAACACGTTACATCGATTTCCTGATACCAGGCCTTATTGCACTTGGCATTCTTAATTCGTGTATCTGGGGCATTAGCTGGACCCTCATCAATTATAGAATTAAGAAGCTATTAAGAAGAATGATTGCGACACCAATGAAGAAATCTTATTTCTTTCTGGCACAGTTCAGCGCCAGAATTTTTATCACCATTGCAGAAGCTGTTTTTCTGTTTCTGTTCGCATGGATATTCTTTAAAGTTCAGATCAGTGGAAGCTTATTGGCGCTGGCAATAGTTTTCTTTTGTGGTGTTATCGCCTTCTCCGGATTAGCTATTCTGGTTTCAAGCAAAACAGCCAATACTGAAGTTGCAAATGGAATCATCAATGCCGTGACCTTACCGATGATGATCTTATCAGGAATATTTTTCAGCTACCATAACTTTCCCGAATGGCTGATCCCGGTTATAAAGATTTTACCGTTAACCATGTTAGCAGACGCATTCAGGAGCATTTTTGTAGAAGGAGCAGGAATAATGGATGTTTTATTGCCATCATTGATATTGTTGGTTGAGGGAATTGTCTTTTATTGGTTAGGCAGGAAGATTTATAGGTGGAATTAA
- a CDS encoding type IA DNA topoisomerase, translating into MKVCIAEKPSVAREIAELLGAKNRKDGYFEGNGYQVTWTIGHLCTLKEPQDYDAQLKWWNIQHLPILPPKFGIKGINNPGMEKQLKTITKLVNEATEVINCGDAGQEGELIQRWVLTKANCTKPVKRLWISSLTEEAMKEGFRNLKDSKEYDLLYAAGSSRAIGDWLLGINATRLYTLKYAQGKQLLSIGRVQTPTLALIVNRYLEIENFKPQTYWELKTIYRDVVFSAKNGKFNVKEDAEKILQNIQNELFTIISFTKKKGKESAPKLFDLTSLQVECNKKFGYSADLTLNTVQSLYEKKLVTYPRVDTMYLPDDIYPKIKGILSSMTGYAALTQPLLGSAIKKSKNVFDDKKVTDHHAIIPTNIKAGNLGGYEGNVYDLIARRFIAAFYPDCQVSKTEVIGKVKDTEFKATGKQILEEGWRAVYKEEKKEEDAEQDDDQILPEFKEGESGPHKPTLAEKQTKPPKHYTEATLLRAMETAGKQVADEELREAMKENGIGRPSTRANIIETLFKRNYIKKEKKNLIPTITGIQLIQTIDYELLKSAELTGKWEKKLRDIEKGSFDARVFLNEMKHMVTQIVHHVKNSNAKRIAIEVTPAESEQKKKSENKEQKTKSKKTETGQDTDINLSCPKCKKGLMMKGKKAFGCSEYKNGCSFLVPFELFGKTLPDKQLQSLIKSGKTANIKGLKKESGEEIEGTIKLDDHFNPVIEEKQAETLICPKCKKGTILEGKAAYGCAEWKSGCYFRIPLLFMQKEINKNHLKALISSKETPVIKGLTDESGAKTNAKLKLNSTWSIEICKS; encoded by the coding sequence TTGAAAGTCTGCATAGCCGAAAAACCAAGTGTTGCGAGAGAAATTGCCGAACTTCTGGGAGCCAAAAACAGAAAAGACGGTTATTTTGAAGGTAATGGTTATCAGGTAACCTGGACTATTGGCCATCTTTGTACACTGAAAGAACCGCAAGACTATGATGCTCAGTTAAAATGGTGGAACATTCAACACCTTCCTATTCTTCCTCCAAAGTTTGGCATTAAGGGTATTAACAACCCAGGAATGGAAAAACAACTTAAAACCATAACAAAACTGGTTAATGAAGCTACTGAAGTCATCAACTGTGGTGACGCTGGTCAGGAAGGGGAACTCATTCAGCGTTGGGTGCTTACAAAAGCTAACTGTACTAAACCTGTCAAGCGCCTCTGGATTTCCTCTCTGACTGAAGAGGCTATGAAAGAAGGTTTCAGGAATCTGAAAGACAGTAAAGAGTATGATCTGCTTTACGCGGCAGGGAGCTCAAGAGCTATTGGAGACTGGCTGCTCGGAATCAATGCTACGAGACTATATACTCTGAAATATGCTCAGGGCAAACAACTGCTCTCTATTGGACGGGTTCAAACTCCAACACTGGCTCTGATTGTTAACAGATATCTTGAAATAGAGAACTTTAAACCTCAGACTTATTGGGAGCTTAAAACTATATACCGGGATGTTGTCTTCTCGGCAAAAAATGGAAAGTTTAACGTAAAAGAGGATGCAGAGAAGATTCTTCAGAACATACAGAACGAGCTGTTTACAATTATTTCCTTTACCAAGAAAAAAGGTAAGGAAAGTGCTCCTAAGCTGTTTGACCTCACATCTTTGCAGGTTGAGTGTAATAAAAAATTCGGATATTCTGCTGATCTCACGCTTAATACGGTCCAGAGCCTTTATGAAAAAAAGCTGGTCACTTATCCAAGGGTGGATACCATGTATCTTCCAGATGATATTTATCCGAAAATAAAAGGAATACTTTCATCTATGACTGGTTATGCTGCGCTTACTCAGCCTTTGCTGGGGAGTGCTATCAAAAAGTCAAAGAACGTGTTCGATGACAAAAAAGTAACGGACCACCACGCAATTATTCCTACCAATATTAAAGCCGGAAACCTGGGTGGATATGAAGGCAATGTCTATGATCTTATAGCAAGACGTTTCATTGCTGCTTTTTATCCCGATTGTCAGGTTTCAAAAACAGAAGTTATCGGTAAAGTTAAAGATACCGAATTCAAAGCGACAGGTAAACAGATTCTGGAGGAAGGCTGGAGAGCAGTATACAAGGAAGAGAAAAAAGAAGAAGACGCAGAGCAGGATGACGACCAGATACTCCCTGAATTCAAAGAAGGAGAATCCGGCCCTCACAAACCAACACTCGCAGAGAAGCAGACAAAACCTCCAAAACATTATACGGAAGCAACATTGCTCAGAGCAATGGAAACAGCAGGTAAACAGGTAGCTGATGAAGAACTAAGAGAAGCAATGAAGGAAAATGGAATTGGAAGACCTTCGACACGAGCCAATATCATTGAAACTTTATTTAAGAGAAATTATATTAAGAAAGAAAAGAAAAATTTGATTCCCACCATCACGGGAATTCAGCTGATACAAACAATAGATTACGAATTACTGAAATCTGCCGAATTGACCGGCAAGTGGGAGAAGAAACTTCGTGATATAGAGAAAGGGTCCTTTGACGCCCGGGTCTTTCTCAATGAAATGAAACACATGGTAACTCAAATTGTTCACCATGTTAAAAACTCCAATGCGAAAAGAATTGCCATAGAAGTTACGCCTGCTGAGTCTGAACAAAAAAAGAAATCAGAAAATAAAGAGCAGAAAACCAAAAGTAAAAAAACTGAAACTGGTCAGGATACAGATATAAACCTTAGCTGCCCTAAATGTAAAAAGGGACTCATGATGAAAGGCAAAAAAGCATTTGGTTGTTCTGAATATAAAAATGGCTGCAGCTTTCTTGTGCCATTCGAGCTATTTGGCAAAACCCTTCCTGACAAACAACTTCAGTCACTTATTAAATCCGGTAAGACTGCCAACATTAAAGGCCTGAAAAAAGAAAGCGGAGAAGAAATTGAAGGAACTATTAAACTTGACGATCACTTCAATCCTGTTATTGAGGAAAAACAAGCAGAAACGCTTATTTGCCCTAAATGTAAAAAGGGTACTATCCTTGAAGGTAAGGCTGCATATGGTTGCGCCGAATGGAAGTCCGGATGTTATTTCCGAATACCCCTTTTATTTATGCAAAAGGAAATAAATAAAAATCACCTGAAGGCTTTGATTTCCAGTAAAGAAACTCCTGTCATTAAAGGTTTAACAGATGAATCAGGAGCAAAGACAAATGCAAAATTGAAACTTAATAGCACTTGGTCAATTGAAATATGCAAATCCTAA
- a CDS encoding NAD(P)/FAD-dependent oxidoreductase yields MKMDYYDCIIVGGSYSGLSAAMALGRSLRNVLIIDDGKPCNATTPHSHNFITHDGKKPAEITAIAKQQVEQYKTVNFYTGFALKGTKLDDGFQIETKAGDIFKSKKMIFATGIRDVLPAITGFSACWGISVIHCPYCHGYEFRESKTAILSNGDMAFHFSQLIYNLTKDLTLITNGKSELTAEQTEKLQKNNISVIEKELAEVKHKEGYLEEVIFTDGSTIPLKALYVRLPFEQHSDIPALLGCEITDQGFIKVDAMQKTTVPGVFVCGDNSSFMRSVANAVSSGNMAGAAANRELCEAEF; encoded by the coding sequence ATGAAGATGGATTATTATGACTGCATTATAGTAGGAGGAAGCTACTCTGGTCTTTCTGCAGCTATGGCCTTAGGAAGATCTTTAAGAAATGTACTTATTATAGATGATGGCAAACCATGTAATGCGACAACACCACATTCTCATAACTTCATTACGCATGATGGTAAAAAACCTGCAGAAATCACAGCAATTGCTAAGCAGCAGGTTGAGCAATATAAAACCGTAAATTTTTATACAGGTTTTGCTCTAAAAGGCACTAAACTGGATGATGGATTTCAAATAGAAACAAAAGCAGGAGATATCTTTAAAAGTAAAAAAATGATTTTTGCCACAGGCATCAGAGATGTATTACCTGCAATAACCGGATTTTCTGCATGCTGGGGTATTTCTGTTATCCATTGTCCCTATTGCCATGGATATGAATTCCGGGAAAGTAAAACCGCTATTTTATCTAATGGAGATATGGCCTTTCATTTCTCTCAACTGATCTATAATCTCACAAAAGACCTGACTTTAATAACAAATGGAAAATCTGAACTAACAGCCGAGCAAACAGAAAAACTTCAGAAAAATAACATATCAGTTATTGAAAAAGAACTAGCTGAAGTTAAGCATAAAGAGGGATATCTTGAAGAAGTAATCTTTACTGATGGATCCACTATTCCTCTGAAAGCATTGTATGTCCGGCTTCCCTTTGAGCAACATTCTGACATACCTGCTTTGCTCGGGTGTGAAATTACAGACCAGGGATTTATTAAGGTTGATGCTATGCAAAAAACCACAGTCCCAGGAGTATTTGTGTGTGGGGACAACAGTAGTTTTATGCGTTCCGTCGCCAATGCAGTGTCTTCCGGTAACATGGCTGGAGCTGCTGCAAATAGGGAACTTTGTGAAGCAGAATTTTGA
- a CDS encoding winged helix-turn-helix transcriptional regulator, whose translation MEITHTKESCAASRRAIQDTLEVINGKWKLLILVTLLEKPLRFKELVREIGVTPRMLSKELQDMEMNKLISRTVYQTKPIAVEYAITEHGKTLNRVLEEIKNWGMSHRNKIMREE comes from the coding sequence ATGGAAATAACGCATACAAAAGAATCTTGCGCAGCTAGCAGAAGGGCAATTCAGGATACCCTTGAGGTGATCAATGGCAAATGGAAACTGTTGATTTTAGTGACTTTACTAGAAAAGCCTTTACGGTTTAAAGAATTAGTCAGGGAAATTGGCGTGACACCAAGAATGCTTTCAAAGGAGCTTCAGGACATGGAAATGAATAAGCTTATAAGCAGGACCGTTTATCAAACCAAGCCCATCGCTGTTGAATATGCTATTACTGAGCATGGAAAAACCTTAAACAGGGTTTTGGAAGAAATAAAGAACTGGGGAATGTCTCACAGGAATAAGATAATGAGAGAGGAATAG
- a CDS encoding T9SS type A sorting domain-containing protein encodes MKKIVIKFLLLFAVVPSFAQIENSGFENWEINSNGVELPSGWSSEFTPVSTSDLPVKKDQSSYSGSYAVTLKNILEERQSGGVVTTYANVGTLFLGSFDRNDYKLPGQSINEIPAAITGYYKFSQGATQDSDNYDTATVEVVLAKWNPSAEVFDILVRRTLKIYETKIEYTKFTINLDYEGNIIPDKLSIIFSTAQAGQISDGTSLTIDDLSYSTVTSVSTPISSLFTGKAYPNPATDEVKFIDLPEESSSIMVKDISGRVVKKLSLTSDNIDLDTTDLNSGMYLYTVLGRGENVLYTGKFAIKK; translated from the coding sequence ATGAAAAAAATAGTTATTAAATTTTTACTGCTTTTCGCTGTTGTTCCTTCTTTTGCACAAATTGAAAACAGCGGATTTGAAAACTGGGAAATAAATTCTAACGGAGTTGAATTGCCTTCCGGGTGGTCCAGCGAATTCACTCCTGTTTCAACAAGTGATCTGCCTGTCAAAAAAGACCAGTCTTCATATTCTGGTTCATATGCCGTCACTTTAAAAAATATTCTGGAAGAAAGACAATCTGGAGGTGTCGTTACAACCTATGCAAATGTAGGAACTCTTTTCCTAGGTAGTTTTGACAGAAATGATTACAAACTGCCAGGTCAATCAATAAATGAGATACCTGCAGCTATTACTGGATATTATAAATTTTCACAAGGAGCTACTCAAGATTCTGATAATTATGATACTGCAACGGTTGAAGTTGTTTTAGCAAAATGGAACCCTTCCGCGGAAGTATTTGATATACTTGTTCGTCGCACATTAAAGATATACGAAACCAAAATAGAGTATACTAAATTTACTATCAACCTTGATTACGAAGGTAATATAATCCCAGACAAACTCTCCATTATCTTTTCAACAGCTCAAGCGGGCCAGATCTCTGATGGTACTTCATTAACTATTGATGATCTTTCTTATTCAACTGTCACAAGTGTAAGCACTCCTATATCCAGTTTATTTACTGGCAAGGCATATCCTAATCCTGCAACAGATGAGGTTAAGTTTATTGACCTGCCTGAAGAATCTTCTTCAATAATGGTAAAAGATATTTCGGGAAGAGTTGTGAAAAAACTTAGCTTAACATCTGATAATATTGACTTAGATACAACTGATCTTAATTCAGGAATGTATTTATATACTGTATTAGGAAGAGGGGAAAACGTTTTATATACAGGTAAATTTGCTATAAAAAAATAA
- a CDS encoding ABC transporter ATP-binding protein, translating into MLRKPLSGKNNQSLTERYGALKNLLPFFKIIWKASPIMSVSNGILRIIKGIIPLLMLLIARKIIDEIVLISGHQAEITTRLWILVGSEFALAILSDLLSRAIALLDSLLGDLVANSTSLKLMDHAAQLDMNHFEDSEFYDKLERARRQTLGRTVLMSQVLSQMQDAISLAGLSAGLILFNPWLILLLLIAVIPAFLGEAHFNEKTYSLVHGQTPERRELDYIRYIGASDETAKEVKIFNLSDFLKSRFAELSSKFYKANKALATKRALWGGALAAISSAGYYGAYVFIIIRTVNGSLSLGDLTFLAGSFNQLRTLLQSMLTRFSTIAEGSLYLKDLFDFFELKPEITSPANPRPFPNPIQQGFQFDNVGFKYKHAEKWAIRNLNFSLNAGEKLALVGENGAGKTTLVKLLSRLYDPTEGRILLDGFDIKEYDVLELRSGIGVIFQDFVRFQMTAGNNIAVGRIEQKENNYRIEHAASKSLADSVILKLPKGYEQIIGRRFAEGVDLSGGEWQKIALGRAYMRDAQVLILDEPTAALDARAEHEVFVRFSELTKGKTAVLISHRFSTVRMADRILVIENGQLLEIGSHEELLKKEGRYAELFNLQARGYL; encoded by the coding sequence ATGCTAAGAAAACCATTATCTGGTAAAAATAACCAATCTCTGACAGAACGATATGGAGCTTTAAAAAATCTCCTTCCCTTTTTTAAGATCATTTGGAAGGCCAGCCCCATAATGTCTGTTTCAAATGGTATTCTCAGAATTATTAAAGGGATTATTCCTCTTTTGATGCTTTTAATAGCACGTAAAATAATTGATGAAATTGTCTTGATTTCAGGGCATCAGGCAGAGATTACTACCAGACTTTGGATTCTTGTTGGAAGTGAATTTGCTTTGGCAATCCTCTCCGATTTACTTTCAAGAGCCATAGCCCTCCTGGACAGCCTTCTTGGTGACTTGGTAGCCAACAGTACTTCATTGAAGCTAATGGACCATGCTGCTCAACTGGATATGAATCACTTTGAAGATTCTGAATTTTATGACAAGCTGGAACGTGCAAGAAGACAAACACTTGGCCGCACCGTACTGATGTCCCAAGTGCTAAGTCAGATGCAGGATGCTATATCCCTTGCTGGTCTTTCTGCTGGCCTGATCCTGTTTAATCCTTGGCTGATACTCTTATTGCTAATCGCAGTAATCCCTGCATTTCTTGGGGAGGCACATTTTAATGAAAAAACATATTCTTTGGTTCATGGACAAACACCCGAAAGGCGCGAACTGGATTATATCCGATATATAGGAGCAAGCGACGAAACTGCAAAAGAAGTTAAAATCTTTAATTTATCAGATTTTCTGAAATCACGATTTGCTGAACTTTCTTCTAAATTCTATAAGGCGAATAAAGCCTTGGCAACAAAAAGAGCATTGTGGGGAGGAGCATTGGCAGCAATAAGCAGCGCTGGCTATTATGGAGCTTATGTATTTATTATCATCAGAACAGTAAATGGCAGTCTGTCTCTTGGCGACCTTACTTTCCTGGCAGGTTCCTTTAATCAGTTAAGAACCTTGCTTCAGTCAATGCTTACAAGATTTTCAACCATTGCAGAAGGCTCCTTATACCTAAAAGATCTCTTTGATTTTTTTGAGTTAAAACCAGAAATCACAAGCCCTGCCAATCCAAGACCATTTCCAAATCCTATACAACAAGGTTTCCAATTCGATAATGTCGGCTTTAAATACAAACATGCAGAAAAGTGGGCAATCAGGAATCTAAATTTTTCATTAAATGCAGGTGAAAAATTAGCTCTGGTAGGTGAAAATGGAGCTGGCAAAACTACACTTGTAAAGCTCCTTTCACGATTATACGATCCTACTGAAGGGAGGATTCTTCTTGATGGTTTTGATATAAAAGAATATGATGTTTTGGAATTAAGATCAGGCATCGGAGTTATATTTCAGGATTTTGTAAGGTTCCAGATGACAGCAGGAAATAACATTGCTGTGGGAAGAATAGAACAAAAAGAAAACAACTACAGAATAGAACATGCTGCTTCTAAAAGTCTTGCCGATTCTGTTATTCTCAAACTACCTAAAGGGTATGAACAAATTATAGGCCGCCGTTTTGCAGAGGGCGTGGATCTTTCCGGAGGGGAATGGCAGAAAATTGCTCTTGGCAGGGCTTATATGAGAGACGCTCAGGTACTCATCCTTGATGAACCAACAGCAGCATTGGATGCAAGAGCAGAGCACGAAGTTTTTGTAAGATTTTCCGAACTGACCAAAGGTAAAACTGCTGTCCTTATAAGCCATCGGTTCTCTACTGTGCGGATGGCAGACAGAATACTGGTGATAGAAAACGGCCAGCTTCTGGAAATAGGCTCTCATGAAGAACTACTCAAAAAAGAAGGTCGGTATGCGGAGCTCTTTAATCTGCAAGCCCGGGGATATTTGTAA
- a CDS encoding TerB family tellurite resistance protein translates to MELTLDIFESKKTKGVKSHINNLVAIAKSDGNFSMTEKRLIFEIGKRNGLSNDKLKTIIKSDKPIKFKVPKTDSERFDRVYDLVEMAIVEGADNENEISACIEIAEKLGFRKAIVGVLVRKLATGITGEMPKTKEELKAECADFLVF, encoded by the coding sequence ATGGAACTCACATTGGATATTTTTGAAAGCAAAAAGACTAAGGGAGTTAAAAGTCACATAAACAACCTTGTGGCAATTGCTAAATCAGACGGTAATTTTTCGATGACAGAGAAGAGATTGATTTTCGAGATCGGAAAGAGAAATGGATTAAGTAATGATAAATTAAAAACAATAATTAAATCAGATAAGCCGATCAAATTCAAAGTTCCCAAAACGGATTCTGAAAGATTTGACAGAGTTTATGATTTGGTTGAAATGGCAATAGTAGAAGGAGCTGATAATGAAAATGAAATTTCTGCATGTATTGAGATTGCGGAAAAACTAGGTTTCAGAAAAGCAATTGTAGGAGTATTGGTAAGAAAACTCGCGACAGGAATCACAGGGGAAATGCCGAAAACAAAAGAAGAGTTAAAAGCGGAATGTGCAGACTTTCTTGTCTTTTAA
- a CDS encoding DoxX family protein — protein MKKEKIIYWVTSVLLALMFAFSSFLYLTKNPELVENFKKLGFPVSFIMMLGTAKLLAAIAFIVPVWNRAKDWAYAGTSFVLIGAVWVHLATQTPFVMPLIALVITAISYWAGIKLHSKESQ, from the coding sequence ATGAAAAAAGAGAAGATTATTTATTGGGTAACCTCTGTGTTATTGGCATTAATGTTTGCATTCAGCAGCTTTTTGTATTTAACCAAAAATCCAGAGCTTGTGGAAAACTTCAAAAAGCTCGGCTTCCCTGTGTCTTTTATTATGATGCTGGGAACGGCAAAGTTGCTAGCTGCTATTGCATTTATAGTGCCTGTATGGAATCGCGCAAAAGATTGGGCCTATGCCGGTACCAGCTTTGTGCTTATTGGAGCTGTCTGGGTGCATCTGGCTACTCAAACACCTTTTGTAATGCCACTTATAGCTTTGGTCATTACTGCTATTTCTTACTGGGCAGGGATTAAGCTACATTCAAAAGAGAGCCAATAA